Part of the Verrucomicrobiales bacterium genome, GCCCTTCGCGATTTGGATTTCCTTGGTCAGTCCGGAGATTTTTGGGTCGGACTTGATTGCCTCCTTCATCTGCGCCTGGAGGGCGGCGACTTGCTTCTCCGCTTCCGAGCCTGCCTCTGCCTGGCGACCCAAATAGACTGCGTCCACTTCCTTGCCCGAATACACAATCAGGTTTTCGGGGCCGCTCACCTTCAGCATACCGAGCGCACCCTTGTTGAACGCGCGGAAGAGCGAGTGGTCTACTAGAATGTAGGTGCCCGGCACCTCGGTCTTGAACTCAACAATGGCCGATCCGCCCGCAGGGACCAGGGTGGTCTGCACCTGCTCCTGCGAGATTTTGATGCCGCCTTCGGCATAGACCTTGTCGAAGATTTCGCCAATGACGTGGAAGGAGGACACCAGGTTCGGCCCACCGTTGCCGACATAGAGGCGCACCGTTTCCCCGACGCTGGCGGTGATCGCTTTGTCGCCCACGAGCGCGCCGACGGAACCGTTGAATACCACGTAAGTGGGACGCTCATCCACGGCCTTGCTCTGGTCGAACATCTGCAAGCCTTCCTCGCCGTACTTGCCCGCCGTGTAAAAATCGCCCTGCATCAAGTAGTACTCCTTGTCCACCTTGGGCATACCGTCCTTCGGTTCCACGAGGATGAGTCCATACATGCCATTGGCGACATGCATGCCGACAGGCGCAGTGGCACAATGATAAACATAAAGGCCGGGATTGATCGCCTTGAAGGTGAATTGCGATTCGTGCCCCGGAGCTGTGAACGACGAGGCTGCACCGCCGCCCGGCCCGGTGACCGCGTGCAGGTCGATGTTGTGCGGCATTTTGCTCGAAGGATGATTGGCCAGGTGGAACTCCACCAAATCGCCTTCACGGATGCGGATGAAGCTTCCCGGCACATCGCCACCGAAGGTCCAGAACAGATACTCCACTCCGTCGGCCATCT contains:
- the nirK gene encoding nitrite reductase, copper-containing; translation: MWITGAALAAESEVKKTGPKAVDPTIQGEENAVLTQPPFVPPPIKRSHATKIIVRLEVKELVKKMADGVEYLFWTFGGDVPGSFIRIREGDLVEFHLANHPSSKMPHNIDLHAVTGPGGGAASSFTAPGHESQFTFKAINPGLYVYHCATAPVGMHVANGMYGLILVEPKDGMPKVDKEYYLMQGDFYTAGKYGEEGLQMFDQSKAVDERPTYVVFNGSVGALVGDKAITASVGETVRLYVGNGGPNLVSSFHVIGEIFDKVYAEGGIKISQEQVQTTLVPAGGSAIVEFKTEVPGTYILVDHSLFRAFNKGALGMLKVSGPENLIVYSGKEVDAVYLGRQAEAGSEAEKQVAALQAQMKEAIKSDPKISGLTKEIQIAKGKGVFMQTCFVCHQLNGEGIPGQIPPLAKSDYMMADRLRAVRNILFGQTGEVVVNGKTYNGTMIPLNYLSDEDVANVATYVMNNFGNSGDAVKPEEVRRIRSEAPAPVVNSFE